The genomic segment TGCTGTGCTTCGACACGTCTACGGCCGTGTTGGCCGCGTCGGTCTGCCGCGGCGACGAGGTGTTGGCGAGCCGCCATTCGCATGCCGAGCGCAACCATGCCGTGCGCATCGTGTCCGATCTGAAGGCGCTGCTGGAAGAGGCCGGTGCGGGTGAGGTCGACGCCATTGCAGTGGGGAAGGGTCCGGGCTCTTATACGGGCGTGCGCATCGGCGTGTCGGCTGCCAAGACGCTGGCTTGGGCCTGGGACAAGCCGCTCGTCGGCCTCTCGAGCCTCGAGACGCTGGCGATGGCGGCCGGGCCTTATTTGCGTGGCGAAAAACAGGCGACAGAGACGGATTCGTTCCCATCGCTCCGTGCGGGCCGGTCCGTCTGGATCGTCCCGATCATGGACGCCAGGCGCGGTCAAGTATACGGCGCCCGCTTCGGAACGACCGACGGAGCCGTGTGGCACCGTCTCGACGATGACGCGATCCGTCTTATCGGCGATTGGGGGCCGTCGCTTGCCGCGAGCGCGGCCGAAGAGGGCGCGCTGCTCGCGTTCGTCGGCGAGATCGGGCCGCACGCGGCCGTCCTTGCGGCGCTCGAGGGCGCGTTCGCGCTGCCGCTGACGATAGACGCGGGCGAGATGGGCCGACTCGCGGCGGCGCGATTGGCACAGGGGCTCGTTGACGACGTTCATCGCTTCGCGCCTAACTACACGCAGCTGACCGAAGCCGAGACCAAACTCGGCGACGGCGCTCGGACGGAGGGACAGGCTTGAACGACAAGATCGAGTTCCGGTCGATGACGCTGGCGGACATCGATGCCATCGTGGAGATCGAACGGGAGGCTTTTACCGCTCCCTGGACGCCGGAAGCTTTCCATAACGAACTGACGCAGAACTTGTTCGCCAAGTATATGGTGATGTCCAAGGGCGACGAAGTGCTCGGCTATGGCGGCATGTGGCTCATCGTGGACGAAGCGCACGTGACGAACATCGCGGTCCGCGAGGCGTACCGCGGCAAAGGGCTGGGCGAGCGCCTGCTGAGGGAACTGATGCGTACCGCGGCCTGGCTCGGCGCGGCGCGGATGACGCTCGAGGTGCGGGTGTCCAACGAACGCGCGCAGCGCCTCTATCGCAAGCTCGGTTTTGGCCCCGCGGGCCTTCGGCCGGGCTATTATTCGGATAACAACGAGGATGCCCTCATTATGTGGGCCGACCTGGACCCGTCGCTTGGCCGGGAGCGCGGAGGAATGTCATCATGACCACTAAGATGTCAGGTAACAAGGACGAGGGGCTGCTGCTTGCGATCGAGACCAGCTGCGACGAGACCTCGGCAGCCGTCGTGCGCGGCGGACGCGAGGTGCTCTCCAACATCGTCTCCAGTCAGATCGAGACGCATCGGCGCTTCGGCGGCGTCGTGCCGGAGATCGCTTCGCGCAAGCATGTCGAGAGCATCACGATGATCGTGCAGGAGGCGTTGACGGAAGCCGGCGTATCGCGCAGCGACATCGACGCGGTCGCCGTCACGCAAGGTCCGGGCCTGATCGGCGCGCTGCTGGTCGGCGTTGTGGCCGCCAAGGCGCTTGCACTTGCGCTCGACGTTCCGCTCATCGGTACGCATCATATCGCAGGCCATATTTATGCGAACCGGCTTGTCGGAGATATCGTATATCCGGCGCTTGCGCTCGTCGTGTCGGGCGGCCATACCGAGCTGGTTCTGCTTCCCGAAGAAGGCGTCTTTCAAATCATCGGTCGCACGCGGGACGATGCGGTCGGCGAGGCTTACGACAAGGTCGCGCGCGCGCTGTCTTTCCCTTATCCGGGGGGACCGCACGTAGACAAGCTGGCACGGCAGTCGGACGAAGAAATCGTGCTGCCGCGCGCCTGGCTCGAGGATGGCTCGTACGACTTCAGCTTCAGCGGGTTGAAGTCCGCCGTGCTTGCCGAGATCAACCGGACCAAGATGAAGGGACTCGATCCCGACTTCGCAGCGCTTGCGCGAGGCTTTCAGAACTCGGTGGTCGATGTCGTGACGACGAAGGCAATGAAGGCGGCAGCCGAGTTTGGCGCCCGCCAGCTGCTGCTGTGCGGCGGCGTCGCGGCCAACCGGGGCATTCGCGAGCGGCTGGCCGCGCTCTGCGAGGAAGCCGGATTGCCGATGCTCGTGCCGCCGCTGTCGCTGTGCAGCGACAATGCCGCGATGATCGGCGCCGCCGCGGATCTCAAATGGCGCAGGGGGCAGTTCTCATCGCTGGATCTGGCAGCTTCCGCGCAGGTGTCGCTGGAGGAATGGTAGGTTTAAGGGCGAAGTGTGAAATCTCGTGTTAATTAATAGATCAAATCATGTTATATATGTTGACATGTATATATCTGCATGTTAAAGTATTGACATACCCCCTTTTGAAAAGCGTTTGAACGATCGACACCGACCCCGTCGATCGTTCAGGCGCTTTTCTTCGTCCTGTGTGTCCATTCCTCCTAGTTTTCAACGTGACGGAAACTTTTTGCAGTAAATCCCGTCTTTTAGAAATAAAGGGGGCGGGATATTTGAGCAGAACATGGTTCGTTCCGATGATGATCGCAATTTTGTTTTTGTGCGGCTGCAGTCATTTGAAGACGATTCCGTTCGAGGGAAATACCGTAATCGACTGGGTCGATTTCGTCAGACTGGGAGAACGGGATTATTCGAGCGAGTATGGAACCGTGCTGGCCGATCCCTCGCTTGTGACCGACGAAGTCGTAGGCACGGTAAAGTTCAAGGTGGCGGATGTCGTCACGAATCCGCGCTATCGGACTAAGTCGGGGGATGCCGCGTTTTTGCCAAAAGGGACAAAGCTTTACCGGATCGAAGGTTACTCGGCCGACAAAGCGATTGCAGCCCGCGACGAGAAGCGGATCGGCGGCTATCGGCTTTACTTCGAGGATGGCATAAGGGGACAAATGGCGCTTCAATACGATACCTTGCCTAAAGACCGGATCGCTCGCATCGACCTGATCCGAAGCGGCGATATAGTGCCATATCGGTCGCTTGTGAATGTGGAGAAGGATGCATTCATGGGGTTGCTTGCATCCGGCGTAGAGGCGGCACCTACCTCGGCAGCAGGCGAGCCGGATCCCGTTTACACAAGCGTCGTATTTTATATGGACGGACCGTTCGCGTTCGTTTGCACTTTAATGGATGACGGCTTAAACGTGTATTTTATGCCGGGCAGCACGTTACGGATGGAAGGTGAAGTCAGGCGGCTGATCGAGGGGTAACAGCGGAATGTGGAAGCGGTTCGTCGAAAAAAGTCAATGGATTCGACTCCCAAATGAGCGCGTAGTAGGTGTGGGCAAAGTTATCCACACCCCCTGTGAACATTGGGGATAAGCGGGCTGAATGTGTTGGGAGAGTAAACGGAATGTAATCTTGAAAACGTGGATGATATTTTCATGGCCATCGCTTCCATTCTGGGGATTATGGGGGTAACATCATAAGCTGCCGCATGGACCTGCATGATCAATCCAGGAATATGGCGATAAGACGCCTTCCGCCCGATTTACAGTGTGTCCCCTGTAGCGCCGAAAGCGATGATTAAATGTGGATAAAACTGTGGGCAACCTGACTTTCAAACTTTTTGTGAAAATTTCGTCAAGGGGAGATCAACTTGGAAGTTAGGCTGGAGGATTGCAGGATCTAAGCCGAATCGCGGACGAGATCCTCGAGTCTCTCTGGTGATGGGACCGATATACCAACCTTAACGCCGAAAGCAGAAAGAAAAACCGCCCGTAAGCTTCGTCGGATGACAAAGCCGGGCGGCGTCGTATTTATAGCCTTCATGTCCCTGGAAAAGCAAGCGGAGACTTACTTGCTTGAACCGAACGTTGACTGTCTTGCGACAACTTTTGAATTCCATTCATAGCTTCCAAGTCGACCGGAAGTCTTCAGCTAAGTCGGATGTACGGCTTGCGCAAGGTGACGCCGCAGGCGCCCGCGCTTATTCCATCAATGACTCCCACAAGGCGAATGTCGTCTCAAGCGCCTGCTGTTTCTCTTCAAGTTTCGCTTGAACCTCGCGCAGCCGGACGAAGTCCGTGCACACTTCCGGCAGCGCCATCTCTTCCTCGAGGGCCGCGATCTCCGCTTCCAGCTTCGAGATGTCGGCTTCGGCTTGCTCACGCTTGCGCTGCTTCGCGCGTTCTTCGCGCTTTGCCTGTTTGTCGGCCTCATAGTCCGTTGCGGGCGCCTGCGCGGCCTGGGCAGTTCCTCCGGAGGCTGAGGCGCCGCCGGATGCGGATGCCGCGGCCCATTCTTCCAATTCGCGCTTTTTCGCGACCATTTCGTCATAATTTCCCAGGAAATGCGCAGCGCCATCCGGCCCGAGCTCAATGACGCGGTCCGCGAGCCTGTTCAGGAAGTAACGGTCATGCGAAACGAAGAGCAGCGTCCCGTCATACTCCTCCAAAGCGCCTTCGAGCACCTCGCGGCTCCAGAGGTCAAGATGGTTCGTCGGCTCGTCCAGCACCAGCACGTTGGCTTTCATCAGCATGAGCTTGGACAGCGCGACGCGCGCCTTTTCCCCGCCGCTGAGCGATCCGACCGTCTTGCGGACATCCTCGCCGCTGAACAGGAAGTTGCCGAGCACGGTGCGAATCTCAGCCTCGGGCAGCGTCGGATAACGGCTCCAGACCTCCTCCAGCACCGTGTTGGACGGGGTCAGACCTCGCTGCTCCTGGTCGTAATAGCCGAGCTGCACGCCGGTGCCCCAGCGGATCGTGCCCGCCGCGAGGGGGAGCTGGCCGACGAGCGCGCGCAGCAGCGTCGTCTTGCCGACGCCGTTGGGACCGAGCAGCGCGATGCGCTCGCCCCGCTTGACCTCGAAGCCGACATGGCGGAAAAGAGGGCTGATGTCTTCTTTCGGCGAGGCCGACGCGTCGTACACCTGCAGCACGTCTTTGCCTGTGCGGCGTTCGGCCGTAAAGGAAAAGCTTGCCTGCTTCAGCGTGCCCGGACGCTCCAGCCGTTCGATGCGTTCCAACGCGTTCCGGCGACTCTGCGCGCGGCGCGTGGTGGTGGCTCGAACGATGTTTTTCTGGATGAATTCCTCCATCCGCTGAATCTCTTTGCGCTGCTGATCGTACAGCTTGACCTTCTGCGCGAAATCCGCCGCCTTGAGCTCCATGAAGCGCGTATAATTGCCGGTGTAGCGCGTCGCCGCATGGCGCTCGATCTCTACAATAGAAGAGACTGTCGCATCCAAGAAGTAACGGTCATGCGAAACGATGACCATGGCGCCAGAATACGTCCGCAAATATTGCTCAAGCCAGGTCAACGTGTCGATGTCGAGGTGGTTCGTCGGTTCGTCCAGCAGGAGCAGCTCGGGCTGGACGACGAGCAGTCTGGCGAGCGCGAGGCGCGTCCGCTGTCCGCCGCTCAGCGAGGAGACGACCGTATCGCGCGAAAAGTCGCCGAAGCCCATGCCGTGGAGCACGGCCTTGATGCGATTGTTCATCTCGAAGCCGCCCGCTTCGCGGAATCTGTCGTTCGCGTCGGCATACTGCGCGAGCAGCGCTTCATAGCGGGCCGCGTCGGCTTGCTCGGCCGGATCGGCGATGCGCGTCTCGAGCCGTCCGAGGGCGCGCTCCTGCTCGAGCAGCGGTCCGAACGCGGCGTTCATCACTTCCTGGATGGTCAACTGCGGAGCCAGCCCGCTATTTTGCGCCAAGTAACCGATCCGCAGCTCGCGAGGCTTGGACACCGAACCTTGGTCGGAGTCCAGTTCGCCCGCCAAAATTTTGAGAAAAGTAGATTTGCCCGCCCCGTTCACGCCGACGAGACCGATGCGATCGCGTTCGCCGATTTGCAGCGAGACGCCTTCTAGTATAGGGGTGACGCCGTAATGCTTGACGATGCCGGATGCCTGTAAAAGCAAGAGGATTCCCTCCGAACGAGAACTTTTTAGTTGAAACAAGTTTATCGCAAATCCGCTCGAACGTCCAAAACGCAACACGGGGGCCGATTCGTGGCCACCCGATTCTGTGAAAAAGCTCTTTGGCGTCCTGTCCGGAAAAATGATACACTGTTGCTATCTATGAATATGAATAGCACTGAAGAGGGATGGCGGATGAACGCAAAGGAGCCGGACGGCACGGGGAAGCCCGCACTGCGCAAGGCGATGGCGGTCAAGCGCGACGCGCTGACGCCGTACGAGCGCGAGGCGCGTTCGCGAAGGCTGTGCGATGTCGTCGTCGCACAGGCGCTGCAGCCGCTTGGCCTGAAGCTGGGGAGGCCGCTGACCGTGGTCTTGTACGGCGCATTCCGCTCGGAGGCCGATCCGGCCGGCGTGCTGGATTGGTGCGTCGCTTCGGGCCA from the Cohnella hashimotonis genome contains:
- the tsaB gene encoding tRNA (adenosine(37)-N6)-threonylcarbamoyltransferase complex dimerization subunit type 1 TsaB, whose translation is MTTRGKKTAGENPLMLCFDTSTAVLAASVCRGDEVLASRHSHAERNHAVRIVSDLKALLEEAGAGEVDAIAVGKGPGSYTGVRIGVSAAKTLAWAWDKPLVGLSSLETLAMAAGPYLRGEKQATETDSFPSLRAGRSVWIVPIMDARRGQVYGARFGTTDGAVWHRLDDDAIRLIGDWGPSLAASAAEEGALLAFVGEIGPHAAVLAALEGAFALPLTIDAGEMGRLAAARLAQGLVDDVHRFAPNYTQLTEAETKLGDGARTEGQA
- the rimI gene encoding ribosomal protein S18-alanine N-acetyltransferase, with translation MNDKIEFRSMTLADIDAIVEIEREAFTAPWTPEAFHNELTQNLFAKYMVMSKGDEVLGYGGMWLIVDEAHVTNIAVREAYRGKGLGERLLRELMRTAAWLGAARMTLEVRVSNERAQRLYRKLGFGPAGLRPGYYSDNNEDALIMWADLDPSLGRERGGMSS
- the tsaD gene encoding tRNA (adenosine(37)-N6)-threonylcarbamoyltransferase complex transferase subunit TsaD → MTTKMSGNKDEGLLLAIETSCDETSAAVVRGGREVLSNIVSSQIETHRRFGGVVPEIASRKHVESITMIVQEALTEAGVSRSDIDAVAVTQGPGLIGALLVGVVAAKALALALDVPLIGTHHIAGHIYANRLVGDIVYPALALVVSGGHTELVLLPEEGVFQIIGRTRDDAVGEAYDKVARALSFPYPGGPHVDKLARQSDEEIVLPRAWLEDGSYDFSFSGLKSAVLAEINRTKMKGLDPDFAALARGFQNSVVDVVTTKAMKAAAEFGARQLLLCGGVAANRGIRERLAALCEEAGLPMLVPPLSLCSDNAAMIGAAADLKWRRGQFSSLDLAASAQVSLEEW
- a CDS encoding ABC-F family ATP-binding cassette domain-containing protein encodes the protein MLLQASGIVKHYGVTPILEGVSLQIGERDRIGLVGVNGAGKSTFLKILAGELDSDQGSVSKPRELRIGYLAQNSGLAPQLTIQEVMNAAFGPLLEQERALGRLETRIADPAEQADAARYEALLAQYADANDRFREAGGFEMNNRIKAVLHGMGFGDFSRDTVVSSLSGGQRTRLALARLLVVQPELLLLDEPTNHLDIDTLTWLEQYLRTYSGAMVIVSHDRYFLDATVSSIVEIERHAATRYTGNYTRFMELKAADFAQKVKLYDQQRKEIQRMEEFIQKNIVRATTTRRAQSRRNALERIERLERPGTLKQASFSFTAERRTGKDVLQVYDASASPKEDISPLFRHVGFEVKRGERIALLGPNGVGKTTLLRALVGQLPLAAGTIRWGTGVQLGYYDQEQRGLTPSNTVLEEVWSRYPTLPEAEIRTVLGNFLFSGEDVRKTVGSLSGGEKARVALSKLMLMKANVLVLDEPTNHLDLWSREVLEGALEEYDGTLLFVSHDRYFLNRLADRVIELGPDGAAHFLGNYDEMVAKKRELEEWAAASASGGASASGGTAQAAQAPATDYEADKQAKREERAKQRKREQAEADISKLEAEIAALEEEMALPEVCTDFVRLREVQAKLEEKQQALETTFALWESLME